The Euphorbia lathyris chromosome 2, ddEupLath1.1, whole genome shotgun sequence genome includes a window with the following:
- the LOC136216985 gene encoding ammonium transporter 2 member 5-like: MAQWNLPAGLMPDDASPDWMSKADNAWQLTAATMVGLQSVPGLVILYGSIVKKKWAVNSAFMALYAFAAVLVCWVGWGYRMSFGDKLAPFLGRPDVSLDQKYLFTQAFLGKFPNATMIYFQFVFAAITLILVAGALLGRMNFHAWMIFVPLWLTFSYTIVAYSIWSTNGWLSTRGIIDYSGGYVIHLSSGVAGFTAAYWVGPRANKDRERFPPNNILLMLAGAGLLWMGWTGFNGGDPYSVSVDASLAVLNTHVCTATSLLTWLLLDIIFFGKPSVIGATQGMITGLVCITPAAGVVQGWAAIIMGLLSGSIPWYTMMVLHKKIWLLKQVDDTMAVFHTHAVAGSLGGILAGFFAEPKLNRIFYLVDSWEHYIGLAYGLKNGKAGAGFRQMGIQLLGIIFVICVNVFTTSVICFVIKFVVPLRLSDEELQTGDDAIHGEEAYALWGDGEKYESRHNNSVYDEFPQVLPKGQVEMA, translated from the exons ATGGCACAATGGAATCTCCCAGCGGGTCTGATGCCGGACGATGCCAGCCCCGACTGGATGAGCAAAGCCGATAACGCATGGCAGCTGACAGCAGCGACCATGGTAGGCCTCCAGAGCGTGCCGGGTTTAGTGATACTTTACGGCAGCATTGTGAAGAAAAAATGGGCAGTGAACTCAGCGTTTATGGCCTTATATGCATTTGCTGCGGTTCTTGTTTGCTGGGTGGGATGGGGGTACCGGATGTCTTTCGGTGATAAGCTTGCACCATTTTTGGGGAGGCCAGATGTTTCTTTGGATCAGAAGTATCTATTCACTCAGGCTTTTTTGGGGAAATTTCCTAATGCTACTATGATTTATTTCCAGTTTGTGTTTGCTGCTATAACATTGATTTTGGTAGCTGGAGCATTGCTTGGGAGGATGAATTTTCATGCTTGGATGATATTTGTACCTCTTTGGCTGACCTTTTCTTACACAATTGTTGCTTATAGTATTTGGTCTACTAATGGGTGGTTGTCTACTAGAGGAATTATTGATTATTCTGGTGGTTATGTCATTCATTTGTCTTCTGGAGTTGCTGGTTTCACTGCTGCTTATTGG GTTGGGCCAAGAGCAAACAAGGACAGAGAAAGGTTTCCACCCAATAATATTCTGCTTATGTTAGCAGGAGCTGGGTTGCTTTGGATGGGTTGGACTGGATTCAACGGTGGAGATCCTTACAGTGTGAGTGTTGATGCATCTTTAGCCGTTCTTAACACTCATGTGTGCACTGCTACTAGCTTGCTCACATGGCTGCTTCTGGATATAATTTTCTTTGGAAAACCATCTGTCATTGGAGCTACTCAAGGCATGATCACTGGCCTTGTTTGCATCACTCCTGCTGCTG GAGTTGTGCAAGGATGGGCAGCAATCATAATGGGGCTATTATCAGGAAGCATACCATGGTACACAATGATGGTTCTTCACAAGAAAATATGGCTATTGAAGCAAGTAGATGACACTATGGCTGTTTTCCATACTCATGCTGTAGCTGGTAGTTTAGGTGGAATTCTAGCTGGATTCTTTGCTGAGCCTAAGCTTAACAGGATCTTCTACTTAGTAGATTCCTGGGAACATTACATTGGACTTGCGTATGGACTTAAAAACGGCAAGGCTGGTGCCGGTTTTAGGCAAATGGGAATTCAACTTCTAGGAATTATATTTGTTATATGTGTAAACGTTTTCACCACCAGCGTTATATGTTTCGTAATAAAGTTTGTTGTTCCTCTAAGACTTTCGGACGAAGAACTACAAACAGGAGATGATGCTATTCATGGAGAAGAAGCGTATGCATTATGGGGAGATGGGGAGAAATATGAATCAAGGCATAATAATTCTGTCTATGATGAGTTTCCTCAGGTTCTTCCTAAAGGTCAGGTTGAAATGGCTTGA